From Paenibacillus graminis, a single genomic window includes:
- a CDS encoding N-6 DNA methylase, with translation MSRMDQLRDLYSSVIADITHSAEAWRDYLEFAASIYKYSFDNTLLIYNQRPNATMLAPLSLWNQLGRYVRKGEKSVAVCDFTSGNSPTLSHLFDVSQTTGKPTPQLWNLDQIDTGELAGRLTSYDTLILPEAISQMTHSAVLNSLDDWLQDIELDIKDHFLGTVPLQGLEQHIGDLVKDSLRYLIHQRCQLPEPDNVDFTTITHFHTLPLAARLGNQINVLARSLLGDIARYIKIMEAERSLQNEQSEQSKPDVSRNRRSAVSQLEHFEQSQSRPAAFGQVRSDGNELSSGQSSAAFPDSLDARHPHGDATQRRAGSTGTDGANDRAAAPPSTDAKDRRYAGTDTPPEPDQIDGRGIGLERHRAETEIIEPIVTSTRSEPPHSGSFFMPNTSSDLSHGQTGEEMLIFLLSSGKGVESRKQHIYQFVVEHHPVKSADLIAFLKPLYGISGARGDFEHGLFGYMYDGKGVTIDWRDSSGSHQEQYKWKIISDTLLQLITEGRYDEALAPFPPPEPELTLFDFAEQSSMENTTLNDEIENHPPDINQDSNVPLHEESDSETQPISLPTPAVNYRFYPDHSPYVSGPKSKYKRNVEAIQLLKLLESEQQQASPEQQHILAGYVGWGGLANAFHPSAKGWENEYAELKQLLDEEEYAAARNSTITAFYTEQAIIQTILATFQRFGLSEGTGRRILDPAMGSGNFFSVLPTDWENAELHGVELDSVTGRIARQLYPSASIHLQGFESVDWREMRFDAMFSNIPFHNIRIHDRRFTSSHLIHDYFFLRSLELLKPGGMLAYIVSKGTMDKQDSTVRQLIAQQAELIGMVRLPNTTFQSLAGTTVTTDIVFLQKREASLLFSQEELPEWVNIGETSDGIPVNRYYLSHPDMMLGKMQWDRGMYGAEKSSACIPDEEQIPLPTLQQALGSLQANFPKLVRHSTEQSLNRLSPLWEEDEEPVSRKVPPGTKNYTFIEDQGQLFYCENGLLLPQNIQGKKADRIKGLCSIRQALMDVINIQSREYGYELPELQQAQSHLNNVYDSFVQQHGYINDRANTSAFADDDQLPLLRSIEDLTPEKTWSKAAIFTRPTIRINALPEHTDNPLEAMQICLNHRLRIDLAYIAHLCNQSIAEVKEALGERIYLNPQKYSGDEEEGWELDEEYLSGNVRDKLSYATLKAQEHPDLFQRNVEALARVQPAPLLPGDIDFRIGSPWIPVRYYREFMYETFETSQVLRNSQTVDVNYLEFTNTWRVSGKNIEPGSIKINQTFGTRRANAYEIYESSLNLQSITIRDPVTYLDASGNEQVKYVVNAKETMIARAKQQQMKEAFASWLFRDNTRADNLLAIYNEKFNTIRPRAYSGDHLVFQAMNEEMSLRKHQKDVAARIIYSGTALMAHEVGAGKTAAMIASGMYLKRIGAIHKPMYCVPNHLTEQWANEFLRFFPSANILVTTKKDFELSNRQRFVSRIAMGEYDAVIIGHSQFEKIPISRARQEQLLKNEISNVSQMINQIKKEKGDNWSIKQMVVFENNLKSRLERLANERKKDDLLTFEQLGVDMLFVDEAHAYKNCFTFTKMRNVAGIGKSSSQRATDMLLKCQYLQEINQGRGVVFATGTPISNSMSEMYVMQRYLQPRLLQRLGLDFFDNWAATFGEVVSSLEITPEGSGYRMKSRFAKFHNLPELMSMFRLVADIQTADMLNLPTPKLIGDKATIFVSECSPFQQKMMDEFVERAEKIRNNDVDASEDNMLKLTHEAKLMSIDPRLVHEDAPIEIESKLNRCIENIFDIWNETQTEQLTQVIFSDSGTPKPGRFNVYDEIKTKLIQRGVPEHEIAFIHDANTDAAREALFEQVRRGEVRVLLGSTQKMGTGTNVQSRLVAAHHLDCPWRPSDITQRDGRILRQGNMNEVVQIFRYVTKGTFDSYLWQIQEQKLSYISQVMTGKSISRSCQDADETVLSAAEVKAIAVGNPMLAEKMEVDNEVMRLKLLKTNWQNEQAMLEQRIHKQYPMMLEMYEEKIQKLQADIQVVEQNNQPNFMIRLDGKLYEERTQAGEVLLRLAKLTERDQPTKVIGQFRGLPLSLFRSIYDNVHIRAQGAEMHSVELGGSALGNISRLENMIEKMPFLLKDTIQHKNETLEQLAAAQKELGKPFELEYQLQQLVVRQSEINTALEFKELQQDQHIMKEESQTPEKDRNHNYSHEIGY, from the coding sequence ATGAGCCGTATGGATCAACTACGAGATCTTTACTCATCTGTTATTGCAGACATTACTCACAGCGCAGAAGCTTGGCGTGACTACTTAGAATTTGCAGCATCCATCTACAAGTATTCCTTTGATAACACTTTACTGATCTATAACCAACGACCAAATGCGACCATGCTGGCTCCCTTATCTTTGTGGAATCAGTTGGGAAGGTATGTACGTAAGGGTGAAAAGAGTGTTGCTGTCTGTGATTTCACTTCGGGGAATAGCCCCACATTAAGTCACCTGTTTGATGTATCACAAACAACGGGCAAACCCACTCCGCAGCTTTGGAATCTAGATCAGATTGACACAGGAGAACTAGCCGGAAGACTCACTTCTTACGATACGCTGATTTTACCTGAGGCTATTTCTCAGATGACACATTCAGCTGTTCTTAATTCATTAGACGATTGGCTACAGGATATCGAACTTGATATCAAGGATCATTTCTTAGGAACGGTTCCTCTGCAAGGTCTGGAACAACATATTGGAGATTTAGTTAAGGACAGTCTTCGCTATCTTATTCATCAGCGCTGTCAGTTACCTGAACCCGACAATGTAGACTTTACCACCATCACTCATTTTCATACGCTCCCGTTGGCAGCAAGGTTAGGCAACCAAATCAATGTTCTAGCCCGCAGCCTGCTAGGAGATATTGCTCGATATATTAAAATTATGGAAGCAGAAAGGAGTTTGCAAAATGAACAATCCGAACAGTCCAAACCTGACGTATCGCGAAATCGACGGTCTGCTGTATCCCAACTTGAACATTTCGAACAAAGCCAAAGTAGACCAGCAGCCTTTGGGCAGGTACGGTCGGATGGCAATGAGTTATCTTCGGGACAATCATCCGCAGCGTTTCCAGATTCTCTTGATGCAAGGCATCCTCATGGAGACGCTACACAACGCCGAGCAGGAAGCACTGGAACGGATGGAGCAAATGACCGAGCAGCTGCTCCGCCTTCGACCGATGCCAAAGACCGACGATACGCTGGAACGGACACGCCACCTGAACCAGATCAAATCGACGGCAGAGGAATTGGTCTTGAACGACATCGTGCTGAAACCGAGATAATCGAGCCTATTGTCACTTCCACCCGTTCAGAACCGCCACATAGCGGTTCTTTTTTTATGCCCAATACTTCTTCTGATTTGTCTCACGGCCAAACTGGAGAAGAAATGCTCATCTTTCTGTTATCCAGCGGAAAAGGTGTTGAATCCAGAAAGCAGCACATCTATCAGTTTGTGGTTGAGCATCATCCAGTGAAATCTGCCGATTTGATTGCATTTCTAAAACCGTTATATGGCATAAGTGGTGCTAGAGGCGATTTTGAACATGGCTTATTTGGATATATGTACGATGGAAAAGGCGTTACGATTGATTGGAGAGACTCAAGCGGATCCCATCAAGAGCAATATAAATGGAAGATAATAAGTGACACCCTCCTTCAATTAATTACGGAAGGTCGCTATGATGAGGCACTCGCTCCTTTTCCTCCGCCAGAGCCTGAATTGACATTATTTGATTTTGCCGAGCAATCATCAATGGAAAACACTACACTGAATGATGAAATAGAAAATCATCCTCCAGATATAAACCAGGATAGCAACGTTCCATTGCATGAAGAATCAGATAGTGAAACACAGCCCATCTCCTTACCAACACCTGCAGTGAATTATCGTTTTTATCCTGATCACTCCCCTTATGTATCGGGTCCTAAGAGCAAATATAAGCGCAACGTAGAAGCCATACAGTTACTTAAGCTGTTGGAAAGTGAACAGCAGCAGGCCAGCCCGGAACAACAACATATTTTAGCCGGTTACGTGGGCTGGGGTGGCCTAGCGAATGCTTTCCACCCTTCAGCCAAGGGCTGGGAAAATGAATATGCTGAGCTGAAGCAATTACTGGATGAAGAAGAGTATGCAGCTGCCCGCAATTCAACAATTACCGCCTTCTATACAGAACAAGCGATTATCCAAACCATCCTTGCTACCTTTCAGCGTTTCGGTTTATCGGAAGGAACAGGGCGACGCATATTGGATCCTGCGATGGGCAGCGGTAACTTTTTCTCCGTACTCCCCACGGATTGGGAGAACGCGGAATTGCACGGCGTGGAATTAGACTCAGTTACCGGTCGAATTGCTCGTCAGCTTTACCCTAGTGCATCTATACACCTACAAGGCTTCGAGAGCGTAGATTGGCGCGAAATGCGCTTTGATGCTATGTTTTCCAACATTCCGTTTCATAATATCCGTATTCATGATCGCCGCTTTACCAGTAGCCATCTTATCCATGATTACTTTTTTCTCCGCTCTTTGGAATTACTCAAGCCAGGTGGCATGCTAGCCTATATCGTTAGTAAGGGAACCATGGATAAACAGGATTCAACAGTTCGCCAGCTCATTGCTCAACAAGCCGAATTGATTGGTATGGTGCGATTGCCAAACACCACCTTTCAATCCCTTGCGGGTACTACAGTTACAACGGATATCGTGTTTCTGCAGAAACGTGAGGCCTCCCTTCTCTTCTCCCAAGAAGAACTGCCTGAATGGGTTAACATTGGTGAGACCTCCGACGGTATTCCTGTTAATCGCTATTATCTTTCCCATCCCGATATGATGCTCGGAAAGATGCAGTGGGATCGAGGTATGTACGGCGCAGAAAAATCTAGCGCATGTATCCCAGATGAAGAACAAATTCCGCTTCCTACTCTACAGCAAGCGCTTGGATCCCTGCAGGCTAACTTCCCTAAATTGGTTCGTCATTCAACTGAACAGTCTCTAAACAGGCTCTCTCCTCTTTGGGAAGAGGACGAAGAACCAGTCAGCAGAAAAGTTCCACCGGGAACCAAAAATTACACGTTCATCGAAGACCAAGGTCAGCTCTTCTACTGCGAGAATGGATTACTTCTACCGCAAAATATTCAGGGAAAAAAGGCAGACCGCATAAAAGGATTATGCAGTATACGCCAAGCTCTGATGGACGTTATTAATATTCAATCCCGAGAGTATGGATACGAACTCCCAGAACTACAACAAGCCCAGTCTCATCTTAATAATGTTTATGACAGCTTCGTTCAGCAACACGGTTATATTAATGATCGGGCGAATACCTCTGCTTTTGCCGATGATGATCAACTGCCACTTCTTCGATCCATTGAGGATCTTACACCAGAGAAAACCTGGAGCAAAGCCGCGATATTCACCCGGCCAACCATTCGAATTAATGCACTGCCTGAGCATACCGACAATCCACTGGAAGCAATGCAAATATGCTTAAACCATCGTTTACGAATCGACCTCGCCTACATTGCCCACTTGTGTAATCAGAGTATTGCTGAAGTAAAAGAAGCCCTCGGGGAACGAATTTATCTGAATCCTCAAAAGTATAGTGGTGACGAAGAGGAAGGTTGGGAACTTGATGAGGAATACTTATCCGGCAATGTCCGGGACAAGTTGTCTTATGCAACACTAAAGGCACAAGAGCATCCCGACTTGTTTCAACGAAATGTAGAGGCTCTAGCCCGTGTGCAGCCGGCCCCCTTGTTGCCCGGCGACATTGATTTTCGTATCGGTAGTCCATGGATTCCAGTTCGTTACTACCGGGAATTCATGTATGAGACTTTTGAGACCTCCCAAGTGCTGCGAAATTCGCAGACTGTAGATGTAAATTATTTAGAATTCACTAACACATGGCGTGTCTCAGGAAAAAACATCGAACCGGGCTCCATCAAGATCAATCAAACCTTTGGTACGAGACGAGCAAATGCTTATGAGATTTATGAAAGCAGCTTGAATCTTCAAAGCATTACAATACGCGACCCCGTTACCTATTTAGATGCAAGCGGTAACGAGCAAGTTAAGTATGTTGTTAATGCCAAAGAAACGATGATTGCCCGTGCCAAACAGCAGCAGATGAAAGAGGCCTTTGCTTCCTGGTTATTTCGGGATAATACAAGAGCAGATAATCTACTTGCGATCTATAATGAAAAATTCAACACAATTCGTCCGCGAGCTTACAGTGGTGATCATCTCGTTTTCCAGGCGATGAATGAAGAAATGAGTCTACGAAAACACCAAAAGGATGTAGCAGCTCGAATTATTTATTCAGGGACTGCACTCATGGCGCATGAAGTTGGTGCTGGAAAAACAGCTGCAATGATTGCCTCCGGGATGTATCTCAAACGCATCGGAGCGATTCACAAGCCGATGTATTGTGTTCCCAACCACCTTACCGAACAATGGGCAAATGAATTTTTACGTTTTTTCCCCAGCGCTAACATCCTGGTAACTACAAAAAAGGACTTTGAGCTATCTAATCGTCAACGATTTGTATCCCGTATAGCAATGGGCGAGTATGATGCCGTCATTATTGGCCACAGCCAATTTGAAAAAATTCCAATTTCACGAGCGCGACAGGAACAGCTCTTAAAGAATGAAATCAGCAATGTTTCCCAAATGATAAATCAAATCAAAAAAGAAAAAGGCGACAACTGGAGTATCAAGCAAATGGTTGTTTTTGAGAACAACCTCAAATCTCGATTAGAACGTTTAGCCAACGAAAGAAAAAAAGATGATCTTCTTACCTTCGAACAGCTTGGTGTAGATATGCTTTTTGTCGATGAAGCTCATGCTTACAAAAACTGCTTCACTTTTACGAAGATGCGTAACGTTGCCGGCATTGGTAAATCTAGTAGTCAACGCGCAACCGATATGCTACTCAAATGCCAGTATCTGCAGGAAATTAATCAAGGACGTGGTGTTGTGTTCGCCACCGGCACCCCAATAAGCAACAGTATGTCCGAGATGTACGTTATGCAGCGTTATCTTCAGCCCCGCCTTTTGCAAAGGCTAGGTTTGGACTTCTTTGACAACTGGGCGGCTACATTTGGAGAGGTGGTCTCCTCTCTCGAAATTACTCCAGAAGGTAGCGGCTATCGGATGAAGTCTCGGTTTGCCAAGTTTCACAATTTGCCAGAACTGATGAGTATGTTTCGACTCGTTGCTGACATTCAAACAGCAGATATGCTCAATCTTCCCACACCAAAATTAATCGGCGATAAGGCGACCATCTTCGTCAGTGAATGCTCCCCTTTTCAGCAGAAAATGATGGACGAATTCGTGGAGCGCGCCGAAAAAATCCGCAATAACGATGTGGATGCCAGTGAGGATAATATGCTGAAGCTCACTCACGAAGCAAAGCTGATGTCTATTGACCCTCGTTTGGTGCATGAAGATGCTCCGATCGAAATTGAATCTAAGCTGAACCGATGTATTGAGAACATCTTTGATATCTGGAATGAAACACAGACTGAACAATTAACACAAGTCATTTTTAGTGATAGTGGTACGCCAAAGCCCGGACGATTTAACGTTTATGATGAAATCAAAACAAAATTGATCCAGCGTGGCGTGCCGGAACATGAAATAGCGTTTATCCATGATGCTAATACCGATGCGGCACGGGAAGCCTTGTTTGAACAGGTCCGTCGTGGTGAGGTCCGTGTGCTACTAGGCTCCACGCAAAAAATGGGCACTGGCACCAATGTACAAAGTCGGCTTGTCGCTGCACATCATTTGGATTGCCCTTGGCGTCCTTCGGACATCACCCAACGCGACGGCCGCATCTTACGGCAAGGCAATATGAACGAGGTAGTACAGATTTTCCGCTACGTTACAAAGGGGACATTCGACTCTTATCTGTGGCAAATCCAAGAACAGAAATTGAGCTACATCTCCCAGGTGATGACCGGCAAGAGTATTTCCCGATCTTGTCAGGATGCCGATGAGACCGTCCTATCTGCTGCAGAAGTTAAAGCCATCGCCGTAGGCAATCCTATGCTGGCGGAAAAAATGGAGGTCGATAATGAAGTAATGCGGCTTAAGCTACTGAAGACAAATTGGCAGAATGAGCAGGCGATGTTGGAACAGCGTATACACAAACAGTATCCTATGATGCTCGAGATGTATGAGGAGAAAATTCAGAAACTCCAAGCAGATATCCAAGTAGTAGAACAAAATAATCAACCGAATTTTATGATTCGGCTGGATGGAAAGCTTTATGAGGAACGAACACAAGCCGGGGAAGTACTTCTTCGTTTAGCCAAACTAACCGAGAGGGATCAACCAACTAAAGTTATTGGCCAGTTTCGAGGTCTTCCACTCTCTCTCTTCCGTTCAATTTATGATAACGTCCATATAAGGGCCCAAGGAGCAGAAATGCACTCCGTAGAGCTTGGGGGATCAGCACTGGGGAATATATCTCGTCTCGAAAATATGATTGAGAAAATGCCGTTCTTACTTAAAGACACAATACAGCATAAGAACGAGACGCTGGAGCAGCTTGCTGCAGCACAAAAGGAATTAGGTAAACCCTTTGAGTTGGAATACCAACTTCAGCAGCTTGTAGTACGACAGTCAGAGATTAATACAGCATTGGAATTTAAGGAGTTACAACAAGATCAACATATAATGAAAGAAGAATCCCAGACTCCCGAAAAAGATCGGAATCATAATTACTCTCATGAAATTGGTTACTAA